A window from Gopherus evgoodei ecotype Sinaloan lineage chromosome 24, rGopEvg1_v1.p, whole genome shotgun sequence encodes these proteins:
- the LOC115639411 gene encoding claw keratin-like, protein MSCSSLCYPECGVARPSPVSGSCNEPCVRQCPDSRVTIQPPPVVVTLPGPILSSFPQQSEVGAVGAPVVGSGYGGSFGLGGLYGYGGLYGGLSGYGGLGGYGGLGGYGGGYGYRGFGGYGSHSGYGGLGGYGGLCGYGGGYGGLGLGGYGGLCSYGGYGRRY, encoded by the exons ATGTCTTGCTCCAGCCTGTGCTATCCAGAATGCGGAGTGGCccgtcccagtccagtgtctggCAGCTGCAATGAGCCGTGCGttaggcagtgccctgactctCGAGTGACCATCCAACCACCACCGGTTGTCGTAACCCTCCCAGGACCAATTCTCAGCAGTTTCCCTCAGCAGAGTGAAGTGGGAGCTGTTGGAGCACCTGTGGTCGGATCTGGCTATGGAGGCTCCTTCGGTTTGGGGGGATTGTACGGCTATGGAGGCCTTTATGGGGGATTAAGTGGTTATGGTGGACTGGGTGGTTATGGGGGACTGGGTGGTTATGGGGGAGGTTATGGTTACAGGGGATTTGGTGGTTATGGGAGCCATTCTGGTTATGGGGGATTGGGTGGTTATGGGGGACTGTGTGGTTATGGGGGAGGTTACGGGGGACT GGGATTAGGTGGTTATGGGGGATTATGCAGTTATGGGGGATATGGCCGTAGGTATTGA